One window of Polynucleobacter sp. HIN5 genomic DNA carries:
- the tsaD gene encoding tRNA (adenosine(37)-N6)-threonylcarbamoyltransferase complex transferase subunit TsaD, giving the protein MIVLGIETSCDETGLAVYDTGAWEAGRPAHQGVLGAALHSQIEMHQDYGGVVPELASRDHIRRLIPLLNKALKESSCNINKLDGVAYTQGPGLAGALLVGSAFANALAVAIQKPLIGVHHLEGHLLSPLLANDSLKKPTFPFVALLVSGGHTQLMQVRQIGDYQLLGETVDDAAGEAFDKTAKLLGLDYPGGAALSKLAESGKAAGFDLPRPMLHSKDLDFSFSGLKTSVLHQVKKSQSNDCYNESFRANLACAFVEAVTDVLSHKAMAALEQMNCRDLVVAGGVGANTQLRKKLTTMATARGYQVHYPPIELCTDNGVMIAFAGALRLLQSGSTTHGAFDIKPRWDLSSLNT; this is encoded by the coding sequence ATGATAGTCCTCGGTATTGAGACCTCCTGCGATGAAACTGGCCTTGCTGTTTATGACACAGGGGCCTGGGAGGCTGGAAGACCCGCCCATCAAGGCGTTTTAGGGGCCGCCTTGCACTCCCAGATTGAGATGCATCAGGATTACGGTGGGGTTGTGCCTGAACTAGCCTCGCGGGACCATATTCGACGCTTAATTCCTTTACTAAACAAGGCGTTAAAAGAATCCTCCTGCAATATCAATAAGCTCGATGGGGTGGCCTATACCCAGGGGCCAGGCCTTGCCGGCGCTCTACTGGTGGGATCGGCCTTTGCCAATGCCTTGGCAGTGGCAATCCAAAAACCCCTAATCGGGGTCCATCACCTAGAGGGTCATCTGCTTTCGCCATTATTGGCAAACGACTCCCTAAAAAAGCCAACTTTTCCGTTTGTCGCCCTTTTAGTGTCGGGAGGGCACACCCAGCTCATGCAGGTTCGACAGATTGGCGACTACCAACTCCTTGGGGAAACGGTTGATGATGCGGCCGGTGAAGCATTTGATAAGACTGCCAAATTATTGGGCCTCGACTACCCAGGCGGGGCCGCGCTCTCGAAATTGGCAGAGTCTGGAAAAGCTGCTGGCTTTGATTTACCCAGACCGATGTTGCATTCCAAGGATTTGGATTTTTCGTTTTCGGGACTCAAGACCTCAGTTTTGCATCAAGTTAAAAAGTCACAGTCCAATGATTGCTATAACGAGTCCTTTCGTGCCAACCTCGCCTGTGCATTTGTGGAAGCAGTGACCGATGTTCTGAGTCATAAAGCAATGGCCGCACTCGAGCAAATGAATTGTCGTGATTTAGTGGTTGCTGGAGGTGTGGGTGCCAATACTCAGCTTCGCAAAAAACTCACTACGATGGCAACCGCGCGCGGGTACCAGGTTCACTATCCACCAATCGAGTTATGCACTGATAACGGAGTGATGATTGCGTTTGCAGGAGCACTTCGACTACTACAAAGTGGTTCAACTACGCATGGGGCGTTTGATATTAAGCCCCGTTGGGATCTAAGCTCTTTAAATACTTAG
- the folE2 gene encoding GTP cyclohydrolase FolE2: MNDLNTSFLNTKALPDVQGSDDARSLAIERVGIRGIKHPIQVESGSGSFPTVARFEMDVALPADQKGTHMSRFVQLLQEQQGAYDGLAIVQMAKNMLPLLHAKQGRIQMQYTHFVKKSAPISAVESWMDYEVTYLVEAKEGSDQTIEADLYLKAIVPVMSLCPCSKEISEYGAHNQRSHVTILVKLDAGANLGVEEVLRIAETEASSELWAILKRPDEKWVTEHAYENPKFVEDLVRDVATRLKHDQRILSLTVEAENFESIHNHSAFARISLP; encoded by the coding sequence ATGAACGATCTCAACACCAGCTTTCTTAACACCAAAGCATTGCCTGATGTGCAAGGCAGTGACGATGCGCGATCACTAGCGATTGAGCGCGTCGGGATCCGTGGCATCAAGCATCCCATTCAGGTAGAAAGTGGCTCCGGTTCATTTCCAACGGTCGCTCGTTTTGAAATGGACGTGGCATTACCCGCCGATCAAAAGGGTACGCATATGTCGCGATTTGTGCAGTTACTGCAAGAACAGCAGGGCGCCTATGATGGCTTGGCGATTGTGCAAATGGCCAAAAACATGCTGCCTCTCCTGCATGCAAAGCAAGGTCGTATTCAAATGCAATACACCCACTTTGTCAAAAAAAGCGCCCCAATCTCCGCAGTTGAGAGTTGGATGGATTACGAGGTAACGTATTTAGTTGAGGCAAAAGAAGGTTCCGATCAAACGATTGAGGCCGATCTTTATTTAAAGGCTATCGTACCGGTGATGAGCTTATGCCCTTGCTCCAAAGAGATTTCAGAGTATGGTGCTCATAATCAGCGCTCGCATGTCACCATTTTGGTCAAACTGGATGCCGGTGCCAATCTTGGTGTGGAAGAGGTGTTACGCATTGCTGAAACAGAAGCGTCTAGCGAGTTATGGGCCATTTTGAAGCGCCCTGATGAGAAATGGGTCACAGAGCACGCCTATGAGAATCCAAAATTTGTGGAGGATCTGGTACGGGATGTCGCCACCCGCCTAAAGCATGATCAGCGTATTCTGTCGTTGACAGTGGAAGCGGAAAACTTTGAGTCCATCCATAACCACAGCGCGTTTGCCCGCATTAGTCTTCCCTAG
- the rpsU gene encoding 30S ribosomal protein S21 has protein sequence MTTVRLRENEPFEVALRRFKRTIEKNGLLTDLRAREFYEKPTAERKRKKAAAAKRHYKRIRSQMLPKKLY, from the coding sequence ATGACCACAGTCCGCCTTCGCGAAAACGAACCATTTGAAGTGGCATTGCGCCGCTTTAAGCGCACCATCGAGAAGAATGGTCTATTGACCGATCTTCGTGCACGTGAGTTCTATGAGAAACCCACGGCCGAGCGCAAGCGCAAAAAAGCAGCCGCTGCAAAGCGTCACTACAAGCGGATTCGTAGCCAGATGTTGCCCAAAAAGCTTTACTAA
- the xseB gene encoding exodeoxyribonuclease VII small subunit — translation MASKKTTSASPESSIDPQMRYEAALKELESLVMAMESGKLSLEETLAAYQRGAALLKHCQGVLAQVEQQVKVIES, via the coding sequence ATGGCAAGTAAGAAAACCACCTCGGCTTCGCCCGAATCCAGCATTGACCCCCAAATGCGCTATGAGGCAGCCCTCAAGGAGTTGGAGTCCTTGGTGATGGCGATGGAGTCCGGCAAATTATCCCTAGAGGAGACCTTGGCCGCCTATCAGCGCGGTGCTGCCTTACTCAAACACTGTCAGGGTGTTTTGGCTCAGGTCGAGCAACAAGTCAAAGTGATCGAGAGTTAG
- a CDS encoding aromatic ring-hydroxylating oxygenase subunit alpha, whose protein sequence is MTNLATAQFLAPSNLQLPVSAYFDVDLFQRELQLLFQQGPGYVGHELMVPETGSYRTLLAENEGRILVRNHEGPNGVELLSNVCRHRQALMLNGSGKVDTIVCPLHRWTYDLEGQLLGAPHFGDKPCLNLGKSPLQNWQGLLFEGPRDVQADLGKLSVGRDLDFSGYMLDHVEVHECNYNWKTFIEVYLEDYHVVPFHPGLGKFVSCDDLRWEFGDWHSVQTVGIHKELSKPGTPTYRAWHDAVLRHHQGQMPKHGAIWLTYYPNVMVEWYPGVLCISTLHPIAPNKTRNIVEFYYPEEITLFEREFIEAERAAYMETCIEDDEIAERMDAGRAALLARAQNEVGPYQSPMEDGMQHFHEWYRREMNY, encoded by the coding sequence ATGACTAATCTGGCTACCGCGCAATTTCTTGCGCCGTCCAATTTACAACTGCCGGTTTCGGCATATTTTGACGTTGATTTATTTCAACGGGAGCTGCAATTGCTATTTCAGCAAGGGCCTGGCTACGTCGGCCATGAACTCATGGTTCCCGAAACAGGTTCGTACCGAACCCTGCTAGCGGAAAATGAGGGGCGAATCCTAGTTCGCAACCATGAAGGCCCCAATGGCGTGGAACTGCTATCGAACGTCTGCCGCCATCGTCAAGCCTTGATGCTCAATGGTAGCGGCAAGGTCGATACTATTGTTTGCCCACTGCACCGCTGGACCTATGACCTAGAAGGTCAGTTGCTAGGTGCTCCGCATTTTGGTGATAAGCCTTGTTTGAATCTTGGTAAATCGCCTCTACAAAACTGGCAGGGTCTATTGTTTGAGGGTCCTCGCGATGTACAAGCAGACCTCGGAAAACTTTCTGTTGGACGCGATTTAGATTTCTCGGGTTATATGCTCGACCATGTCGAGGTGCACGAGTGCAATTACAACTGGAAGACCTTTATTGAGGTGTATCTCGAGGACTATCATGTAGTCCCTTTTCATCCGGGGCTTGGTAAGTTTGTGTCGTGCGATGATTTACGCTGGGAGTTTGGTGACTGGCACAGCGTCCAGACCGTCGGCATTCATAAAGAACTAAGTAAGCCCGGCACACCCACCTACCGCGCCTGGCACGACGCGGTTTTACGTCATCACCAAGGTCAGATGCCAAAGCATGGCGCCATCTGGCTGACCTACTACCCCAATGTGATGGTCGAGTGGTATCCAGGCGTGCTCTGCATTTCAACGCTGCATCCGATTGCCCCAAATAAGACCCGCAATATCGTGGAGTTCTATTACCCTGAAGAAATTACTCTTTTTGAGCGGGAGTTTATCGAGGCTGAGCGCGCAGCGTATATGGAAACCTGCATTGAGGATGATGAAATTGCCGAGCGTATGGATGCAGGTCGTGCGGCACTACTTGCTCGCGCTCAGAACGAAGTGGGTCCTTATCAAAGCCCCATGGAAGATGGTATGCAACACTTCCACGAATGGTATCGTCGTGAAATGAACTACTAA
- a CDS encoding GatB/YqeY domain-containing protein, translating to MTLKEQITEDMKSAMRAKEAERLGTIRLLLAAIKQREVDERITVDDAGIIAIIEKLIKQRKDSIEQFQKAGRTDLVDQESKELGILQAYMPAQLSEAEVQAVIQKTISSLGAAGPQDMGKVIGALKAQLAGKADMGMVSGLVKAALAK from the coding sequence ATGACTCTCAAAGAGCAAATTACCGAAGACATGAAGTCAGCCATGCGTGCTAAAGAGGCCGAGCGTCTTGGCACCATTCGCTTGCTGTTAGCCGCGATCAAGCAGCGAGAGGTGGATGAGCGTATTACGGTGGATGATGCTGGAATTATTGCCATCATTGAAAAACTCATTAAGCAGCGTAAAGACTCGATTGAGCAGTTTCAGAAAGCAGGGCGCACTGACCTAGTTGACCAAGAATCAAAAGAGTTAGGTATCTTACAAGCCTATATGCCAGCTCAACTATCAGAGGCTGAAGTGCAGGCGGTGATTCAAAAGACAATTTCGAGCTTGGGAGCTGCAGGCCCGCAAGATATGGGCAAAGTGATTGGGGCGCTCAAGGCGCAACTTGCTGGGAAAGCGGATATGGGAATGGTATCTGGATTGGTCAAAGCCGCTCTCGCAAAATAA
- a CDS encoding polyprenyl synthetase family protein: MSSFSFEAWLASQSQRAESALLQYLDPDTVAPQHLHTAMRYAVLGGGKRIRPLLVFAASELGSVDQVDGSLVNRAASAIEMIHTYSLVHDDLPCMDDDDLRRGRPTVHKAYDEATALLVGDALQTRAFEILSYPVGPDPKTGFAQLRMIASLAYASGSKGMAGGQAIDLQNVGKKMDLPALEEMHAMKTGALLICAVQLGGIAAQLSDQAMAQLDTYAKAIGLAFQVVDDILDATADSATLGKTAGKDAAQDKPTYVTLKGLDYANELANELKGRALNSLNEFGPQADALRHIAHLVVDRKK, encoded by the coding sequence ATGAGCTCATTTTCATTCGAGGCATGGTTGGCCTCCCAATCGCAACGAGCAGAAAGCGCGCTTCTTCAGTACCTTGATCCGGATACGGTAGCGCCGCAGCATTTGCATACCGCGATGCGCTATGCCGTTCTTGGTGGTGGCAAACGAATTCGTCCCCTATTAGTATTTGCTGCGAGTGAGTTAGGGTCAGTTGATCAAGTGGATGGGTCGCTTGTGAATCGTGCCGCGAGTGCGATTGAGATGATTCATACCTATTCCCTGGTGCACGATGATTTGCCATGCATGGACGATGATGATTTACGCCGCGGACGCCCTACAGTTCATAAAGCCTATGATGAGGCGACTGCTTTACTAGTGGGCGATGCATTGCAAACCCGTGCTTTTGAAATCCTCTCGTATCCAGTCGGTCCTGACCCAAAGACCGGTTTTGCACAGCTGCGCATGATTGCTTCCTTGGCCTACGCCTCCGGTTCTAAGGGCATGGCCGGTGGACAGGCGATTGATTTGCAGAACGTGGGCAAAAAAATGGACTTGCCCGCTCTAGAAGAAATGCATGCCATGAAGACCGGTGCTCTGCTCATTTGCGCTGTCCAGCTCGGAGGGATTGCCGCCCAATTGTCCGATCAAGCGATGGCTCAACTTGATACTTACGCAAAGGCGATTGGCTTGGCTTTTCAGGTGGTGGACGATATTCTGGATGCGACCGCTGATAGTGCAACACTTGGAAAAACGGCGGGCAAAGATGCGGCGCAAGATAAGCCTACCTATGTGACCCTGAAGGGTTTAGACTATGCAAACGAACTGGCTAATGAATTAAAGGGGAGAGCGCTAAACAGTCTGAATGAGTTTGGGCCACAGGCCGATGCCTTGCGTCATATTGCTCATTTAGTTGTGGATCGCAAAAAATAG
- the dxs gene encoding 1-deoxy-D-xylulose-5-phosphate synthase has translation MLHSINDPRDLRKLTREELPALADELRQYIVDSVSKTGGHLSSNLGTVELSIALHYVFDTPHDRIVWDVGHQSYPHKILTGRRDQMHSLRQFGGLSGFPRRSESEYDTFGTAHSSTSISAAMGMARAAQTKGEDRVAVAVIGDGAMSAGMAFEAMNNAGVYENMPLVVILNDNDMSISPAVGALNRYLARLLSGNIYSATKKGIDSVLSSMAPPLREFAKRLEDHAKGFVSPSTIFEEFGFTYFGPIDGHDLDTLIPMMQNVRRLAKEGNGPQFLHVITRKGQGYMLAEADPILYHGPGKFNPQEGIKSSGAGKKTFTQVFGEWLCDMAQADPKLVGITPAMREGSGLVEFEKRFPDRYYDVGIAEQHSVTFAAGMACEGMKPVVAIYSTFLQRAYDQLIHDVALQDLPIVFAIDRAGLVGADGATHAGAYDIAYLRCIPNMLIMTPADEAECRDLLTTAYHQNHPTAVRYPRGAGIGNLPSKELRTLPLGRGEIRREAQTTGKRLAILAFGTLLYPALDVAQKLDATVVNMRFVKPLDIDLIQTFARNHDYFVTVEDGCVQGGAGSACMEAMNLLGITKPLLSLGLPDAFIEHGDYNLLMAQCGLDASGIEAAILARFPDLGTASLNLKTPTDQVPVGK, from the coding sequence ATGTTGCACTCGATCAATGACCCTCGCGATTTACGTAAATTAACACGTGAGGAGCTCCCGGCACTTGCCGATGAGCTAAGACAGTACATCGTGGATTCTGTATCAAAGACGGGCGGTCACCTCTCGTCGAATTTAGGAACGGTAGAGCTATCGATTGCCTTGCATTATGTATTCGATACACCGCACGATCGGATCGTGTGGGATGTGGGTCATCAAAGTTATCCGCATAAGATTTTGACTGGACGACGTGATCAGATGCATTCTTTGCGGCAATTTGGCGGGCTCTCAGGATTTCCAAGACGCTCTGAGAGTGAGTACGACACCTTTGGTACAGCACATTCCTCTACCAGCATCTCTGCTGCAATGGGAATGGCGCGCGCAGCGCAAACCAAGGGCGAGGATCGGGTGGCAGTTGCTGTGATCGGCGACGGCGCGATGAGTGCGGGGATGGCGTTTGAAGCCATGAACAATGCAGGCGTGTATGAGAACATGCCGCTCGTAGTGATTCTGAATGACAACGACATGTCAATTTCGCCAGCGGTTGGGGCGCTTAATCGCTACTTGGCACGTTTACTTAGCGGCAATATTTATTCGGCAACCAAAAAAGGAATTGATTCGGTTCTGTCCTCGATGGCGCCGCCTTTAAGGGAGTTTGCCAAGCGCCTTGAAGATCATGCCAAGGGTTTTGTATCACCATCGACCATCTTTGAGGAGTTCGGGTTTACGTACTTTGGTCCAATCGATGGGCATGATTTGGATACCTTAATTCCGATGATGCAAAACGTGCGCCGCTTGGCCAAAGAAGGTAACGGTCCTCAATTCTTGCACGTCATTACGCGCAAGGGCCAAGGTTATATGTTGGCTGAAGCGGATCCCATTTTGTATCACGGTCCCGGTAAATTTAATCCTCAGGAAGGTATTAAATCGAGTGGCGCTGGTAAAAAAACGTTTACCCAGGTATTTGGGGAGTGGTTATGCGATATGGCGCAAGCCGATCCAAAGTTGGTCGGTATCACTCCTGCGATGCGCGAAGGTTCCGGCTTGGTCGAGTTTGAAAAACGCTTTCCCGATCGTTACTACGATGTGGGGATTGCCGAGCAGCACTCGGTTACCTTTGCAGCTGGCATGGCCTGCGAGGGCATGAAGCCCGTTGTTGCCATTTATTCCACCTTTTTACAGCGTGCCTACGATCAATTGATTCATGATGTGGCCTTGCAAGATTTACCGATTGTGTTTGCAATTGATCGCGCTGGGTTGGTAGGCGCTGATGGTGCGACTCATGCCGGGGCATACGACATTGCTTATTTGCGCTGCATTCCCAATATGCTAATCATGACCCCAGCCGATGAGGCGGAGTGCCGTGATTTATTGACAACGGCCTATCATCAAAATCACCCCACAGCGGTTCGCTATCCACGGGGTGCCGGTATTGGCAATCTACCATCCAAAGAATTACGCACCTTACCACTCGGTCGCGGTGAGATTCGGCGGGAGGCGCAAACGACCGGTAAGCGCCTAGCCATTCTTGCATTTGGAACATTGCTATATCCAGCACTTGATGTTGCGCAGAAGCTCGATGCTACGGTCGTCAATATGCGCTTTGTGAAGCCGCTTGATATTGACTTGATTCAGACGTTTGCCCGCAATCATGATTACTTTGTAACAGTTGAGGATGGTTGCGTTCAAGGTGGCGCGGGAAGTGCCTGTATGGAGGCCATGAACCTCTTGGGAATCACTAAACCATTATTGTCTTTGGGCCTGCCAGACGCCTTCATTGAGCACGGGGATTACAACTTGCTGATGGCTCAGTGCGGATTGGATGCCTCAGGAATCGAAGCAGCAATTCTTGCCCGTTTCCCAGATTTGGGTACTGCGTCACTGAACCTCAAGACCCCAACGGATCAGGTCCCCGTCGGTAAATAA
- the dnaG gene encoding DNA primase — MALIPQSFISDLLNRVDIVDVVGKHVKLKKAGANYQGLCPFHQEKSPSFSVSPTKQFYHCFGCGAHGSAIGFMMEYSGQSYVDAIEELARSVGLNVPREERNVRDVMAQKQALALGEVMTMASDWYSQQLKGSQRAIDYLKGRGLTGEIAKRYGLGYAPDGWQGLEAVFDSYSKDETAKLLIEAGLIIQGEGTDSLGKVKRYDRFRDRIMFPIRNPKGQVIAFGGRILDQGEPKYLNSPETPLFSKGNTLYGLFEGRLAIRDRGFVLVCEGYMDVVALAQLGFANAVATLGTACTPFHVRTLLRQTDRIVFSFDGDAAGQRAAQRALEATLPILSDDKEIRFLFLPSEHDPDSYIRQYGAAAFEQAIHQAMSLSGFFFKLASEGNDLATPEGRAKTHHVAKPWLQSMPAIALRSQLLRELANRTASSVSELEQFCALTPATKTLPPATQAQTKLQTIKPAITKPANPRSAKQSRPNVEPPKPTDLSEHIMRLLIQFPILGKDMTPDQRQLAMEVAKKRSDKAHNLMSDLIHQCDILEINTQNPNSSFAVFQDQLATSPLADLYQILRQRILGSEIEYLGAKEDLEGVLNKLELGHLKAEMTEITEKMTQGRANPQDLERYRQISQRLSKG; from the coding sequence ATGGCGCTCATTCCTCAATCCTTTATCTCCGATTTACTCAATCGGGTCGATATTGTTGATGTGGTCGGAAAGCACGTCAAACTCAAAAAGGCAGGCGCTAACTATCAAGGCTTGTGCCCCTTTCATCAAGAGAAGTCACCCTCATTTTCAGTATCTCCCACGAAGCAGTTTTATCACTGCTTTGGTTGTGGGGCGCATGGCTCGGCAATCGGCTTCATGATGGAGTACTCTGGCCAATCGTATGTCGATGCCATCGAAGAGCTCGCTCGCTCGGTAGGCCTCAATGTTCCTCGTGAAGAGCGCAATGTTCGTGATGTGATGGCGCAAAAGCAGGCCCTCGCGCTTGGTGAGGTGATGACGATGGCGAGTGATTGGTACTCCCAGCAACTAAAAGGATCGCAACGAGCCATTGACTATCTCAAGGGCCGTGGTTTGACTGGCGAGATTGCCAAGCGCTATGGCCTTGGTTATGCGCCCGATGGCTGGCAGGGGCTCGAAGCGGTATTTGATTCGTATAGTAAAGATGAAACCGCTAAGTTACTGATTGAGGCTGGCTTAATTATTCAGGGCGAGGGAACGGATAGCCTGGGTAAGGTTAAGCGCTATGACCGCTTTCGTGATCGGATCATGTTCCCCATTCGTAATCCCAAGGGACAGGTGATTGCTTTTGGTGGACGAATCCTGGATCAAGGAGAGCCAAAGTATTTAAATTCTCCGGAGACCCCACTGTTCTCCAAAGGAAATACCCTCTACGGATTATTTGAGGGGCGCTTGGCGATTCGGGATCGGGGATTTGTGTTGGTGTGTGAGGGTTATATGGATGTCGTAGCCTTGGCTCAACTGGGATTCGCTAATGCGGTTGCCACCCTAGGAACTGCATGCACACCCTTTCATGTGCGTACGTTATTACGCCAAACCGATCGGATCGTATTCTCATTTGATGGGGATGCAGCTGGTCAACGTGCCGCGCAGCGCGCGCTAGAGGCAACCCTACCCATCTTGAGTGACGATAAAGAAATTCGTTTTTTATTCCTACCGAGCGAGCACGATCCCGATAGTTATATTCGGCAGTATGGAGCTGCTGCGTTTGAGCAGGCGATTCATCAGGCGATGTCATTATCGGGATTCTTTTTCAAGCTCGCGAGCGAAGGCAATGATCTAGCAACTCCTGAGGGTCGGGCAAAAACCCATCACGTAGCCAAACCTTGGTTGCAATCGATGCCAGCCATTGCTTTGCGCTCTCAATTGCTGCGTGAGCTTGCGAATCGCACCGCATCGAGTGTGAGTGAGCTCGAGCAATTTTGCGCACTGACCCCAGCGACTAAAACACTACCCCCTGCCACTCAAGCCCAAACTAAACTGCAGACTATCAAACCGGCAATTACAAAACCCGCCAACCCACGCTCGGCAAAGCAGTCTCGTCCCAACGTTGAACCACCCAAGCCAACCGATTTATCAGAACACATCATGCGTTTACTGATTCAGTTCCCGATTCTTGGAAAAGACATGACCCCCGATCAACGACAATTGGCAATGGAGGTCGCCAAAAAACGATCAGATAAGGCGCATAACTTAATGAGCGACCTGATTCATCAATGCGACATTCTGGAGATCAATACTCAAAATCCAAATTCTTCCTTTGCAGTTTTTCAGGATCAGTTAGCAACCAGTCCATTGGCCGATTTGTACCAAATCCTCAGGCAACGCATTTTGGGTTCTGAGATTGAGTATCTTGGCGCAAAAGAAGATCTTGAGGGGGTCTTAAATAAGCTCGAACTCGGTCATTTGAAAGCCGAAATGACTGAAATTACCGAAAAAATGACGCAAGGACGTGCAAATCCACAGGATTTAGAGCGGTATCGACAAATTAGCCAGCGTTTGAGTAAGGGGTAG